CTTTATGTTGTAAGTTTATGATGTAGTTTATCTTTTAAGTACGTTTTTCTTTGTCACTGAAAAGTAATGGTACGTGAGTTGGATTTATCAATACCTCAACTaaaaagacttattcttgggttaaCCCtatagggtgaacctctagtttcaccaaccaataagattgtgttatttcatattcgatatcttttaaaaaaggaaacaaaatattgtcaaattatattattttttttaaattaaaaggtaaaaagaaataaataaaaaatagtagtaattacaaaaaaaaatatttttaacgtcgtcagcaaaacatttaaaccctaaatcctaaaccctaaacccttgggtaaaccctaaactctaggataaatcttaaactctaaatcaaaatcactaaacactaaaacgctcaagggtttagggtttatgatttagggtttagggttttagggtttagtgtttttatttagagtttaggatttatccaagggtttagggtttatccaagggtttagagtttatccaagggtttaggatttacccaagggtttaggtttacccaaaggtttagggtttaggatttcgggtttagtgttttgctgacgacgttaaaaagattttttaattcttttttctgtaactgctatttttttaacttttttaattttaaaaacataatataacttgataatattttgtttccttttttaaaagatatcgaaattgaaataatgaaatcatattggaaggtgaacctagaggttcacctatgaggtgaacccaagaataactcaactaaaaattgaaaatacgCATACTATAAtacctttatttttatttgctttccatattttcttgtttcagaGGAATGTTGCAATGCAACACTATACCAACACGAACCAAACCATGTATGTATGTAGTCGAGTTTTTTACGAGTGAAAGTGTATAAGTGTAGTCAAGTTTAGGTGGGCTTAAACAGTTGATACTGATTTATTCTAATTCAAGAGCTCCTGGTCTTGTTCAGGAGAAATTATCTACAAATTGCAAAAATAATCGaccaaaaataatatactttaaacCAACAAGGTTTGAAGTATCTAATCATGTAGTAAACACCTTCCGCCGTTACAGGCTCCTTTTGTCATCCCATAATCTTACGACACTTCCGTTTATCACCATCAAGTCCACGTAACGGTACCAATCTTCATCACCATTTCTCATCTTCACCACTCTTTCCCATCTCTCCCACCACTCTCCACAATCACCCGAACCACATCCATAGTTAACAGCGGACGTTAACTCTCCGTCTTCGTCAACATCCCTCCCTCCGTCAACGTTTACCTCGTAGTACATAGTCATCTTCCCTTTTGTCACTCCGTCATCGCACATTAACGTCTCCCAAACCTCCGTTTTCATAACCAACGCTTCCTCCACTCGAGCCGCCGCCGTTTCTTTAACCGGACCAGCTACTGCTTGTCGTTCTTGTTCAGTTTTCGAGGCGGTTTGTTCCTCTAACAATCCACATCCATGACGACGGCCGTCGTCTCCAATGGTGGTGACTCTCATCCTCCAGAAACTGACAGCTGCCGTCACGACAGCGATCCATGTCCACACATTGTTGATGACGGCGAGAACACCGAAGCTAACGTATTCGAAAGCCAACGCTTCTAATGGAGAAACCAAAGtggccattttttttttgccttgaTGATAAGCGGAGAGGTGATTGGTTAGGTGGTTTATATAAAAGGTAGTAAGAGAGACAGTGGAGGGAATTTAAAACCTGGACTGTCTGATGAAGAGAGAGGAACGCTAAGCCGTTGGATCTTGTCAAGTGGAAGTGTGAATATTTCGTAGATGCTGAGAATCGAGAAGGAAGATGCTTTGTTTTCAAGAAAGATGCGCACAGCCAAATACTTATTCCTCATCGGGTTCGCTGGCCctcataatataaaacaatataagcAACATATAACAACAAATGGTTGAGTTAACTTGGACCtcaaaaatgaataatataagaTCTGGGATGTTGTTTTTAGAAACTATTTAGAGTATTGCATGGCTTTCTTTTTCTGCTTACGATTGTGCATGTCCTACGCATGCAACAATACTAGGTGGAGGATATATCGCCCATCACTGTATTCATATATTCTATATCTTAAATAGTATCAAtagttttctagtttttatcttaaaatcttcagatattcatatattatatatatagagatatctTAAATAGTACCAATATTTGTGTTGACGGATGAACCTTTGATCTTGGTTGTTTTGGTTGATTGCTAGCTGAAGAAATGCATAATCATGCTATATTTTCCTCTTGTTTAATGTGTAATCGCCACCAGTCCTCATCACCACTTGCACGGTTGCACCCTTGTTACTAAAACTATTTAGTCAAAATGCGGAAAAAACGCTCTCATGCACCGTAAGCGAGAAAGGTCTTTGACTTTCTGAGTGAGGGGCCACCCTCCTTTATCCGGGGTGTTATTTCCTGTTTGGAACCTGCTACACCTGCTTTCGACGACCTTTTTTCAAATTGTTCCTTGTTAAAGAAGTATCTGCTGGATAATACTCTACCTTGCAGCAAAACCCACCGGGTTCTTCCCCCGACCCAGGTCGGAGGGACCGCCGTTGCCGCACAAAACCGCCAGACCGGGAAGCTGAAGCTACAAGGAGGATGCATCACCAGTTATATGAAGAAGCCGCTCTGATTTGGAGCCAAAACTGAAGACCGTAGCTGCCCTCTACAAACTCTTATTACCCAGTGGTTACTGGACCTTATCTCTTGAATCTAAAACTTGTAAAGGTTTACTCTGTGCTTCGGAGATCTCCCTGATACTCAAATTCGAGAGCTCTTCGATTCTTTGTCCATTCACCTCGCAGAAGACTGACTCCTCATCTTAAGCTACCCTCCAGAAAACGCAAACCCCGGATTGTACCCAGTGAACCTTCTCCCTGTCAAACCACTACGCCTCAAGCCTCCTTCACCATAACCTAAGAACCATGAGTAGAAGACTCTCGTATACTGAGAAAGGAAAAGGGTTGGCTGCTCCCCCGGAACCTCTAAGAGCCACTTGAATCAGAATCCCGGCTGTGGATAACTCTGAACTCATAAAGAAGCACGCTCTCACACTGGTAGGAAGAGTCACAAATCCAAAGGTCCAGAAGTTGTGGTCTCTCATACCTTTCTTTACGGAACACTGGAAAGTCGAAGTCACTCCTGTGGGTGCAGAACTAGGCCAAGGCTGCTTCCAGTTCCAATTTGCTTCTGAAAGAGACCTCCTGAAAGTCCTAGAAAATCGACCCTATCACTTTGCCCGTTGGATGATAATATTGTAACGCTCGGAACTTTCAAGCGCCCCCACATTCTCGAACCTAATACCGTTCTGGATCCAAGTCCAGGGTATACCTCTCCACCTCCGGTCAG
This is a stretch of genomic DNA from Brassica oleracea var. oleracea cultivar TO1000 unplaced genomic scaffold, BOL UnpScaffold01284, whole genome shotgun sequence. It encodes these proteins:
- the LOC106321176 gene encoding uncharacterized protein LOC106321176 yields the protein MATLVSPLEALAFEYVSFGVLAVINNVWTWIAVVTAAVSFWRMRVTTIGDDGRRHGCGLLEEQTASKTEQERQAVAGPVKETAAARVEEALVMKTEVWETLMCDDGVTKGKMTMYYEVNVDGGRDVDEDGELTSAVNYGCGSGDCGEWWERWERVVKMRNGDEDWYRYVDLMVINGSVVRLWDDKRSL